One window of the Nicotiana tabacum cultivar K326 chromosome 4, ASM71507v2, whole genome shotgun sequence genome contains the following:
- the LOC107789800 gene encoding ferritin-1, chloroplastic (The RefSeq protein has 3 substitutions compared to this genomic sequence) yields MLLKAAPAFALLNTQGENLSPLFSSSKSFSPKNGNRFVVSASKATNHKPLTGVVFEPFEELKKELMLVPAVPDTSLCRQKYSDDCEAAINEQINVEYNNSYVYHAMFAYFDRDNVALKGLAKFFKESSLEEREHAEKLMEFQNKRGGRVKLLSICAPPTEFDHCEKGDALYAMELALCLEKLTNQRLLNLHAVASRSNDVHLADFLESEFLVEQVDAIKKISEYVAQLRRVGQGHGVWQFDQMLLNEGAAA; encoded by the exons ATGCTTCTCAAGGCGGCACCAGCTTTTGCTTTGTTGAACACCCAAGGGGAAAATCTGAGCCCTTTGTTCTCATCTTCGAAGAGCTTTTCCCCAAAAAGTGGAAATCGGTTCGTTGTTTCTGCTTCAAAGGCGACGAACCACAAGCCTTTGACCGGCGTTGTCTTTGAACCCTTTGAAGAGTTGAAGAAGGAGTTGATGCTTGTACCCGCTGTTCCTGATACCTCTCTTTGCCGCCAGAAGTACTGCGATGATTGCGAAGCTGCTGTTAATGAACAGATCAA TGTGGAATACAATAATTCATATGTTTATCATGCGATGTTTGCGTATTTCGATCGAGACAACGTTGCTCTCAAGGGTCTTGCAAA GTTTTTCAAGGAATCTAGTCTAGAGGAAAGAGAGCACGCTGAGAAATtgatggaattccag AACAAGCGCGGTGGGAGGGTGAAGCTGCTGTCTATCTGTGCGCCACCTACTGAGTTTGATCACTGTGAGAAGGGAGATGCATTGTATG CAATGGAGCTTGCACTTTGTCTGGAGAAGTTGACGAATCAAAGGCTTCTAAACTTGCACGCT GTAGCTTCACGAAGCAACGATGTGCATTTGGCTGATTTTCTTGAAAGCGAGTTCTTGGTTGAACAG GTGGACGCAATCAAGAAGATCTCAGAATATGTTGCTCAGCTGAGAAGAGTTGGCCAAGGACATG GTGTCTGGCAATTCGATCAGATGCTGCTGAATGAGGGAGCTGCTGCTTGA
- the LOC107789799 gene encoding uncharacterized protein LOC107789799 isoform X1 yields the protein MLKLAMNLIILLLLTVFLGITPQSNADESSFDVRKHLATVSRYNVAKDISANSFVSSEIPDQCTPLHLNLVARHGTRAPTKKKIRELEALAGHLEVLVRDAKEQKQSLEKIPAWLFGWSSPWKGNLTGGELISEGEDELYHLGIRVGEKFPDLFSEEYHPDVYSIKTTQVPRASASAVAFGMGLFNGRGKLGPGRHRAFAVTSESRASDIVLRFHDCCQSYKAFRKSRELNVDKLKEPVLDEITRELVRQYGLSFTKQDVSSLWFLCKQEASLLNITNQACSLFSPSEVSLLEWADDLELFILKGYGDSLNYRMGVPLLEDVVHSMERAIKAKEEGYAPGTYEKARMRFAHAETLLPFSCLIGLFLEEPEFELIQREQSLELPQKPPKTRNWRGSVVAPFAGNNMLVLYSCELDNSSKYFVQVLHNERPIALPGCNSSSFCPFEVFKERIAAPHLKHDYNMLCNANMQQGQQNSASSKLSQIFSWLFSLKNAGSSSQKVEL from the exons ATGTTGAAGCTTGCTATGAATCTCATCATACTGCTTCTCCTCACTGTTTTCTTAGGGATCACGCCACAATCAAACGCCGATGAATCCTCCTTCGATGTTCGTAAACACCTTGCCACTGTATCCAG GTATAATGTTGCCAAGGACATATCAGCGAATTCATTCGTATCTTCTGAAATTCCAGATCAATGTACACCTCTTCATTTGAATCTAGTG GCAAGGCATGGCACTCGTGCACCAACGAAGAAAAAGATAAGGGAATTAGAAGCCTTGGCTGGTCATTTGGAAGTCCTTGTACGTGATGCAAAAGAACAGAAGCAGTCTTTGGAGAAAATTCCCGCTTGGTTATTTGGGTGGAGCTCTCCTTGGAAAGGAAATCTTACAGGTGGAGAGTTGATCAGTGAAGGAGAAGATGAATTATATCATCTTGGAATCAGAGTTGGGGAAAAGTTTCCAGACCTTTTCAGTGAGGAATACCACCCAGATGTATATTCAATCAAGACTACCCAG GTTCCTCGGGCATCAGCTAGCGCTGTGGCATTTGGGATGGGGCTATTTAATGGAAGAGGGAAGCTTGGACCAGGAAGGCATCGAGCTTTTGCTGTTACCAGTGAAAGCCGTGCAAGTGACATAGTTTTGAGATTTCATGACTGTTGTCAAAGCTACAAG GCTTTTAGAAAAAGTCGGGAGCTAAATGTAGACAAGCTCAAAGAACCTGTATTGGATGAAATTACTCGTGAATTAGTCAGGCAATATGGGCTTAGTTTTACGAAACAAGATGTATCTTCTTTGTGGTTTCTCTGCAAACAG GAAGCATCCTTGTTGAACATCACCAATCAAGCTTGTAGTCTGTTCAGTCCATCTGAG GTTTCTTTGTTGGAATGGGCTGATGATTTGGAGTTGTTCATTCTGAAAGGCTATGGTGATTCACTAAATTATCGAATGGGAGTGCCACTGCTCGAGGATGTTGTGCACTCAATGGAACGGGCAATTAAAGCTAAAGAAG AAGGATATGCTCCAGGGACCTATGAAAAGGCAAGAATGCGTTTTGCTCATGCAGAAACTCTGCTTCCCTTTTCATGCCTGATCGGGCTCTTTCTTGAAGAACCTG AGTTTGAACTGATACAAAGAGAGCAAAGCTTGGAACTCCCGCAGAAGCCTCCTAAAACTAGAAACTGGCGGGGAAGTGTAGTGGCTCCTTTTGCCGGAAATAACATGTTAGTCCTGTACAGCTGCGAATTGGACAACTCTAGCAAGTACTTTGTGCAAGTGCTACATAATGAACGTCCCATCGCATTGCCA GGTTgcaatagttcaagtttttgcccATTTGAAGTGTTTAAG GAAAGAATAGCTGCTCCTCACTTGAAACATGACTATAATATGCTTTGCAACGCAAACATGCAACAGGGACAGCAGAATTCTGCTTCCAGTAAGTTATCACAAATATTTAGTTGGCTTTTCTCGCTGAAGAACGCTGGTTCATCATCTCAGAAAGTCGAGTTATAG
- the LOC107789799 gene encoding uncharacterized protein LOC107789799 isoform X2 gives MLKLAMNLIILLLLTVFLGITPQSNADESSFDVRKHLATVSRYNVAKDISANSFVSSEIPDQCTPLHLNLVARHGTRAPTKKKIRELEALAGHLEVLVRDAKEQKQSLEKIPAWLFGWSSPWKGNLTGGELISEGEDELYHLGIRVGEKFPDLFSEEYHPDVYSIKTTQVPRASASAVAFGMGLFNGRGKLGPGRHRAFAVTSESRASDIVLRFHDCCQSYKAFRKSRELNVDKLKEPVLDEITRELVRQYGLSFTKQDVSSLWFLCKQEASLLNITNQACSLFSPSEVSLLEWADDLELFILKGYGDSLNYRMGVPLLEDVVHSMERAIKAKEEGYAPGTYEKARMRFAHAETLLPFSCLIGLFLEEPEFELIQREQSLELPQKPPKTRNWRGSVVAPFAGNNMLVLYSCELDNSSKYFVQVLHNERPIALPGCNSSSFCPFEVFKERIAAPHLKHDYNMLCNANMQQGQQNSAST, from the exons ATGTTGAAGCTTGCTATGAATCTCATCATACTGCTTCTCCTCACTGTTTTCTTAGGGATCACGCCACAATCAAACGCCGATGAATCCTCCTTCGATGTTCGTAAACACCTTGCCACTGTATCCAG GTATAATGTTGCCAAGGACATATCAGCGAATTCATTCGTATCTTCTGAAATTCCAGATCAATGTACACCTCTTCATTTGAATCTAGTG GCAAGGCATGGCACTCGTGCACCAACGAAGAAAAAGATAAGGGAATTAGAAGCCTTGGCTGGTCATTTGGAAGTCCTTGTACGTGATGCAAAAGAACAGAAGCAGTCTTTGGAGAAAATTCCCGCTTGGTTATTTGGGTGGAGCTCTCCTTGGAAAGGAAATCTTACAGGTGGAGAGTTGATCAGTGAAGGAGAAGATGAATTATATCATCTTGGAATCAGAGTTGGGGAAAAGTTTCCAGACCTTTTCAGTGAGGAATACCACCCAGATGTATATTCAATCAAGACTACCCAG GTTCCTCGGGCATCAGCTAGCGCTGTGGCATTTGGGATGGGGCTATTTAATGGAAGAGGGAAGCTTGGACCAGGAAGGCATCGAGCTTTTGCTGTTACCAGTGAAAGCCGTGCAAGTGACATAGTTTTGAGATTTCATGACTGTTGTCAAAGCTACAAG GCTTTTAGAAAAAGTCGGGAGCTAAATGTAGACAAGCTCAAAGAACCTGTATTGGATGAAATTACTCGTGAATTAGTCAGGCAATATGGGCTTAGTTTTACGAAACAAGATGTATCTTCTTTGTGGTTTCTCTGCAAACAG GAAGCATCCTTGTTGAACATCACCAATCAAGCTTGTAGTCTGTTCAGTCCATCTGAG GTTTCTTTGTTGGAATGGGCTGATGATTTGGAGTTGTTCATTCTGAAAGGCTATGGTGATTCACTAAATTATCGAATGGGAGTGCCACTGCTCGAGGATGTTGTGCACTCAATGGAACGGGCAATTAAAGCTAAAGAAG AAGGATATGCTCCAGGGACCTATGAAAAGGCAAGAATGCGTTTTGCTCATGCAGAAACTCTGCTTCCCTTTTCATGCCTGATCGGGCTCTTTCTTGAAGAACCTG AGTTTGAACTGATACAAAGAGAGCAAAGCTTGGAACTCCCGCAGAAGCCTCCTAAAACTAGAAACTGGCGGGGAAGTGTAGTGGCTCCTTTTGCCGGAAATAACATGTTAGTCCTGTACAGCTGCGAATTGGACAACTCTAGCAAGTACTTTGTGCAAGTGCTACATAATGAACGTCCCATCGCATTGCCA GGTTgcaatagttcaagtttttgcccATTTGAAGTGTTTAAG GAAAGAATAGCTGCTCCTCACTTGAAACATGACTATAATATGCTTTGCAACGCAAACATGCAACAGGGACAGCAGAATTCTGCTTCCA CATGA